The genomic stretch ATTGCGAGCATGCACGCAGCCCTGGCTGCGGGCGGTCAGAACTTCGACCTGGCGGCTGAGCTCGCGAAGCGCCACCTGGAGCGTTTTCGGCGCGATCAAGACCCGCGCGACCTGGGCCAGGCCGAAGCCGCAATCGAACCGTGGCTCCGGCAGCCAAACCCACCGCCGCGCGCATTGGTGTTGCGGGCGAGCGTCCGGCAAAGCAACCACTTCTTTGCAAGCGCGCTCGACGATCTCGATCACGCAATTCACGCCCAGCTGGACAACGTGGATGCGTGGCTGATCCGTGCGAATATCCTGCAAGTGCAAGGCCGCTACCTGGAGGCCCGGCAGAGTTGCGGTCGGCTCATCCTGATGAATACCGCCATCGCGGGGATATGCCTCGCCAATGTGGCAGCGGTCAGCGGCAGGCCCGAGCAGGCTTATTTCCTTTTGCAACAGCTTGCCGCGCAGATACCACCGACCGATTCGCTCTACACCTGGCTGATGGTCAGTCAAGCCGAAACGGCGGTCTGGATGGACAAGCAGGAAGCCGCCGAACAGTTCTTCCGCAAGGCGCTGGCCGCCAATCCGCGCGACGCATACCTTAAAGCAGCCAGGGCTGACTTCCTGCTCGACCGGAACCGGCCAAGAGAGGTCCTCACTCTGCTGGCGGCCGACATCCGAAACGACAACCTGCTCCTTCGCCTGGCGCTGGCAGAGAAACAGGCGGGGCTGAATGCTGATCTGGCGCCTCATGTCGAAGACTTGCGAAGTCGGTTTGCGGCGTCCGCCGAGCGGGGTGATCGCGTGCATCTGCGCGAGGAAGCCATTTTCAACCTGAAACTCCTTAACGACCCGGAAAAAGCGCTCAGCCTGGCCGAGGCCGATTGGCAGGTGCAAAAAGAGGTCGCGGATTGCCGGATCCTGATGGAGGCGGCGATCGCCGCCCGGCAGCCTGCCCGCGCCGCTCCCGCGATGACGTGGCTGAAGACCGCGCGATTGCGCCATCCGGTCTTGACGACACTCGAGGCGCGGCTGGCAAGCCTTGTCGTTGGGGCCGGGTCTGCGATGCGGGCAACGCACAGCGGCTCGTCTGCATGAAACGGCGAGCGCCCGGGTGGCTGGCAGTCTTCATGTTGTGCTGGGCTGCCGCGGTGCAGGCGCACAAGCCGAGCGACAGTTACCTGACGCTTACAGTCAGCGACAAAACGATTGTGGGCCGATGGGATATCGCACTTCGCGACCTGGACAATCCGCTTATCCTCGATGCGGACGGGGACGGCGTGCTGACATGGGGCGAGGTCCGCGTCCGCGAAGCGGACATCAAGTCGTATGCCTTCACGCGGATCAAGCTTACGGGTGACGGGCGAGCGTGCGCGATTCATCCAGGCGACCTGCTGATCGACCACCACAGCGACGGCGCGTACGCGGTGCTCGAATTCGACGTGGCCTGTCCAACTCGACCGACCCGGCTTGGCATCGACTACCGCTTGTTTGCCGACGTCGACACGCTGCACAAAGGACTCATACACGTCGTGAGCAACGGCGCTACAACGACGGCTATTCTTGGGCTCAGTCATCCGACCGAGATCCTGGACATACGCGGGAAGGGAGTCGGGCGCGCCTTCATCGATTTCGTTGGGGAGGGCATGTGGCACATCTGGCGCGGCTTCGACCACGCCCTGTTTCTCCTGTCACTGATGTTGCCGGCAGCTTGCGTGTTGCACGGGAAAAAGTGGTTTCCTGCCGACTCCCCGAGGGCCGTGTCGATCGATGTATTGAAGCTCGTCACTGCGTTCACGGCGGCACACGCAATCACGTTGTCTCTTGCCACGCTGCACGTCGTGGCGTTGCCGTCGCGGTGGGTGGAAGTCGCTATCGCTGTGACGATCCTGCTTTCCGCGCTCAACAATATTGTTCCGCTGGTGCGCATGCGCCGTTGGCTGGTCGCGTTTTCTTTTGGCTTGATCCACGGCTTCGGCTTCGCAAGCGTGCTGACCGATATGGCCCTCCCGACATCCCTGCTTGCGGCTGCCCTTGCCGGGTTCAACATCGGTGTGGAATTGGGGCAGATCTCGCTGGTCCTGCTGCTATTGCCCATTCTTTACATCTATCGGTCGAGCCGTTGGTTTCGCCTGGCTACCCTTTACGGCGGATCAGCAGCCATCACGGTTTTCGCAACCCTGTGGATTTATGAACGAACGACAGGGCTGACAGTGCTTGCACTTTAGATGCGATTGACGGCTGTGGAGATGACCTAGGAGAGAAGCAACGCACGTTGAGTGAGACTGAGAACGAGAAGCCCGATTGCTGCGGCCCAGCTGCCCGCGACGCGCACGGCAATGGCGATCCAGGTGGGCCGTAGCCGCAGCAGGAACGAGGTCGCCGCAACCGTGTAGGCGATCAGGATGAAGCTCGCGACCGCCATGCCCGCTATGAAAACGCCTGGGCGGATTTGACCGATGATGGCTGATCCGTTTGCGTAACCGTGGGTCAGGCCGAACCCGACCGACAGAATCAGGATCAGCCATGACGGCAACGTCAAGGCCGCCGCAAGGAGGGAACCCAGCAATACGGCTGAGACAACGTTGAGCAGGAGAACACCACGCAGATCCGGAACGGAAAGGGCAGTGCACGCGCCGGCTGCCATGGCGGCCGGAAATGCCCAAAGCACGAATTCACATCGTTTCAGGCCGTTCTGCCCTGCCAGCGCGCCGAGCACCAGCATGGGCAATACATGTTCCGGCGACGTCAACGGATGCAGCATCCCGGCGTAAAAGTCGCCCGCGCCCTGGTACACCGCGTGTGCTTCGGCTGATGCAAGCAACATCAGCGCACTCAGACCGGCAGCGGCTTGCCGGACCACCCGGTGCAATGCGCGCATGCGTCACGCTCCCCGAATCGCATATGTGAGGAAATAGACACCGCAGCCGGAGATGAGGGCTCCGCCTGCCCGCAGTGCATAGCCGCCCGCCTTCCAGCGATTGACTGTGCCGATCAGGATGCCGAGCGCATGAAGTGTGCCGGTGGCCGCGACGAAGCCGATCGCGTAGGTCATTGCGTTCGCGGACCCGGGTAGTTCCGCCCCGTGTGCGTGTCCATGGCAGATGGCGAACAGGGCAACCAGCAGACCCGCAATCCAGAGCGGCGGCGTCAACGCAAGTGCCACCGCCGCACCGAGTGCCAGTGCCGATAGCGCAATGCCGACCTCGATCCCCGGAATCGGGACGCCTAGGCCGCCGAGAACAGCGCCGAAGGCCATGACGATCGGGAACGTGACCGGCAGCACCCAAATAGCCGGTCTCCCAAGCTGGGCACCCCACAATCCAACTGCAACCATCGCGACGACGTGATCCAGGCCGGAAATCGGGTGTCTGAAACCGGCGAGCAGGCCGCCGGATATGTCGCCTTGGCCGATATGCGCGAATGCGATGACCGGAAAAAGACACCCATACCCGAATACAAGTCCCGCGTGGATCGCGCGTCGCATTCCGAAAGTCATGATGATCCTTTCGAGGTGTCTGCACCCGCCTGACACCGGACTGAGCACGCATCAGACCTGGCTTTTCCCGGCTTCGTCAAGTCATCTGCTGGGGCGTCATCCGTGGACTATCCGGCATTCCCCAACACTATAGGTCGCCTGCAGCGAGTCGCCAACGGCGTTGGTGCGCGAATCGGAATCCGGGAAGGTTGTGAGGCAAACTTCCGGCTTGCCAGCTCCTGCCGGAATTCAATGCCGAACAGACACGACGCTGCGCGCCGGCACCGCATGCCGACGATATCGTTCGGGCCAGACGATCTGGCGGGCCTATACAGACGGACTGAAGTAACGAGGCAGCCTGGCGCCTTTGGGCACCCCTAGTTATGGACTGCTCTTCGATCGGTGGGCATGTCGGTCGACATCCCGATCTCGGATGGAAGCGCCTTCACGTAAGCAGCTACTGCGCGAAATTCCTGCTCCGACATGTTGATGCAGATCGCCTTCATGGTTGCACCACGGGGCCTGTCTTCGGTGCGCTGGTAGACCAGCAGCTGCTTCACGACATAATCCGCATGTTGACCAGCGAGGCGAGGATTTGGACCCGCCCCCTCACCGTGCTGTCCGTGACATGAAATGCATGCCGCGACGTTCCTGTCCGGCAGGCCGGATGCGAATATCGTCCTCCCCTGGTCGATGAGCATGCGATCGCCAGACTCACCCCGAGCCGCAGGCTGATCCGAAAAATATGTGGCGATCTCCTCGATTTGCGACTCGGTCAGGTGAGTAAAGCCCCACATGAATCGTTTGGCATTCGGATCAGCCCGGCTATGCGACTTGAAGTCCGTTAATTGATCGATAAGGTATTGCCGCTGTTGACCTGCCAGCTTGGGAAACATCGGTGACACCGAGACGCCGTTCGCGCCATGACAGTTCGAGCAAACTTGCAGGGCAATTGTCTTCCCGGCGACCGCCGGGTTGTCGATCGCGCGTGATCGTTCCAGGTCGTGACAACCCGACCCCGCAAGCAACGTCACAAGCGATATGAATCGCGTCACGTTTTTCATGTCGCGAACCTCCAACCGCCGTCACTGTTTTTTGGATCGACGCCACCGCATGACCAGGCGCAGCGCCATCCACTCACGGTTAAACGACTCGCGCTCGCTTTTTATTCCGTGAGCACGAAGGTTCGTTTCGCGAAGAGCTGCTTGCAGCAAGGCTCGGCGACTCGGCAATTTTTCCGAATTGGGCGATCTTGCAAGTTGTTGTGATCCACACGGATTTTCAGAATCAAACCGCCTATTTTGTGCGGAAGGTGCGATTACCCTTAGCCACGGCGAGCCCGCTTCCGTGGCTTTGTCGACGGAAGGGCGTAGAGGCGAGCGTGAGTGCGATGTGAGGCGACGTTGCGCTGTGAGTTAATAAGGACTACATTGCAACTGACGGCGAGCTTCAGCCTCAACTCGCTGGAGGCGGTGGTGGCGGCAAGCCTGGGGGCGGCGGTGCATAGGGCCGTGTGCCCGGCGCGATCATCATGCGTCCGCGGACCGGAATGCGATCACCGACGGCATACATGCACTGGAGGTAAGCATAGTCGTAGCGGCGCTGCACGCCGTAGGCCGAGCCTTGCGCGGCGCCCGCGCCAAACGCACTTCCGACAAGCAGGCCGACACCCGCGCCCACGGCCGCGCCGGAGCCTCCATTGAATGCCGCACCCGCAGCCGCGCCGAGTCCCGTTCCAATGGCGGCGCTGCCAACCGCGCTCGCGGTTGCCGCCTGATTGGCCGATACTCCACCCACCTGATTGAACGCAAATTGCCGGCACGAGGCGTCGTCTGCGCGGAACTGGTCGAACGTCTTTCCGGTGCCGGGCAACGCCATAACGCTCGGAGCGGTCGGCAGGACGGAGCATGCGCTGGCACAGGTCAGCGAGGCAAGCAGGGCAAGTCTTGAATACTTCATGGCGCTTTGAACAGCCAGTTGATCGTCAACGGGAAGATGCGGGCTGCGGAGGCACTTCACGCCACCCGCCGGGGCACTGCTTCACATACGGGTAGTAGGCCCTGGACGCATCGCAGTAATACCAGGAGCCGCTGGACTGCCTCGGGCCGGCTGACGGCTGCCCCTGTTCGACGTAGGTCACCGGAGCGGCCGGCACGGCGACGACCGGCGGGTAGTAGTAGTACGGGAGCGGAGCGACCGGATAGAAGAAGGGGGTGCCCACGCCGACAAAGACCCGCGCGTGCCCGGCATCTGCTGACCCGGATGCGCAGCCGGCGGCCAGCACCGCCATCGTGACGAAAATCTTCAAGCTTTTCACGACGAACTCCTCACTGGACGTTTTTGCCATCAGCTTGACGCCAACCTGGCCACCGGCTAACAGCGACCGGTAGCACTGCAGAATTCTTGAGCGGCCTACGTAGTTCGTTCTTCAGTGGCCCCTTTGGGCTATCCCGGATGCAAGGTGGGAGCAGGAAAGGTTGGGCTAGTGCCGTCGCATCCCGCCGGACACGCGCATACCACCGGACGTGGGCATGCCACCGGACATGCGCATACCACCGGACATGGGCATGCCACCGGACACGCGCATACCACCGGACGTGGGCATGCCACCGGACACGCGCATACCACCCGACACGGGCATGCCACCGGACACGCGCATACCACCCGACACGGGCATGCCACCGGACACGGGCGTGCGACTCATGCCTCCGGACCCGCGTATGCCCCCGCCGGGGAATGGTCTGCGGTGAAAGCCGGCTCCCATTAGCACACCGAAGTGATTGTGATCCATCTGGTGGAAATGATCGAAGTGACGGAAATGATGGAAACGATCGACAAAGATGAAGCTCACGCCCCCGCCGATGAAAAGCGGCGGCCCCCAATACCAGGGGTCAGGATACGGGTAGGCCGTGACCGGGTACCACAGCTCGCTGCCATCAGGGTTTTGCACGATCTGCCATGTTCCGTCACTTTGCAGGCACGCACGTCCGATGATCTGCCGCATCGTGCCGTCAATTTCTGCCTGCCCGGCGACCGCGCGGCAATTGGAGCTGTCGGCCGGGACGGGTGAATCGTAGTAGGTTTGCGCGAGTGCAGGCGCAGTAAAGCCGAGACAGATGGCTAATGTCCCGAAACGAAGTAATTTGTCCATGATGGGGTCCTGAATGGATCCCCGACGTTTCGACGCGCGGCGTCACCAGCGTCATCCAGCACATGGGTTTGCTTGCGCAAATTCACGCCGCGGCGGTAGAGACTTGCCGCTCGGGACGTGGTTGCCCGATGGGTAAACGATGGAACATGCCGGACTATTCCAGGCCGTGAAGGGGACAGTCGATCTCGCCGAAGCAGACACCCATCAGCCGGCCGGGATCAAGGCATGGCATCACGACTGCGTCGGCCACCACGCCCATCCGCGAGTCGAACGCCGCAATTCGACAACCGGGAGCGGCGCGACCTCGATTCGCGAAAACGCTGCGGGTGACGCATTCAGCACATGAAATACCGCAGCACGGATTATCGAAGCATGCGTGATCGCGACGACGGTGCCAGTATCACCCAAGGCATCAAGCCATGTCCTAACGCGCGCCAGCACCTCAACAAACGACTCACCGTCGTGCGATGCCGCTCCCCGGATCACGGCTCCACGCCGCCGATGCGTGTGGCTCGTCGGCGGCGATACCCTCCCTGATTAAGCGACCCTGAGGCCGTAATGGGGTCGGTACGGTCAATTGGAAGTCTCGCCCGTCAAATGGATTTGAAATACCTCCCTCTAACACGTTGCCTGTCTTCTCGGGGAGCAGGGAGCGATTTCGCCGTTCGCCGAAGTGTTCGACTGCTCGGCCGCGCCACGACGGCCTCAGCCTTGCGGCGCCATGATGCGCAACGTCGCCTGTCCCTGAACATTCTTGAGCGGGAAGTAGGCATGATGCGTCGAGTCATCCACCGCGACGATATGCGCATTGGGCCCGATGCGGCCGTCGCCGATCTTCGACACCTGGCCCGCTTTGACTTTGAACATCGAGACGATGCCGGCTTCGCCAGCGACGTAAAGCAGATGCAATTGCGGGTCGAAGGCCAGGACGTCCGGATTCTGACCGACGTCGAAGGACGACGTAACGTGCATCGTGTGCATGTCGAGCACCAGCAGCTTGTCATTGCCTTCGCAGGCAATGAAAGCGAGTCGTTGCTGCGGATCGATCAGCAGGCCGTGATTGCCCCGCGCGCCCGGCAGATTGATCTGCGCGAGGATCCGGTCGTTGGCCGGGTCGATCTCGACCAGCTTCCTTTGGGATTGCACGTTCACAAAAATGTGCCGGGAAACCGGATCGTACTGGGTATTGCCGACCTCGCCGCCGAGCGGGATCGTCGCAATCCGCGTGTTCGAGCGAACGTCGATCACCGTCGCAGTCTCGCCCGTTTCGTCGGAGACATAGAGCTTGTGTGCGTCGGGTGCGTAGGCCATGCCGTCCGGGTAGCTGCCGCCCGGCATGCGCGCGGTGATTTTTAGCGTGGGTTCGTCGATCGCGACGATCTCATCTGAGCCGGTGGCCGACGCATACACGCGGGACAGCTCGGGAATGGCGAGTACGCCGTGGACCGAGGCCACGTCCGGAATCCTGGCGATCACGCGCGCAGCGCGCGTGTCGAACACAACGATCTCGCCGTCGCCCAGATGGGCGATGAACAGCAGGTGACGATCCGGGTCAAAGCTTGCGTAGTCGAGTCGGGTCGGCCGTCCGCCCAGCGGAACGTCGGCGACCTGTTTCAACGGCAGACCGCCCATTTCAACACCGTCGTCCGCGCCTGACGCCGAGAACACAGCGGCCCCCAGCGCAGCAGCGATAGCGCACGCGACCGGAAGCAGCCAACGAGCAGCAGGCCGAGACCAAAGTGTATTCATGATGCGAAATTCAATCAGTGAGCTTCACCCGTCGGAATGCCCCCAGTAGCGTGAGGTCATAGGCAATCTTCAGCAGGCCGCAGGCGACAAGTGGGGCGCCGACCCAGCCCATTGCCAGCAGCGCGCCGGCCAGCGTGGGGCCAAGCGCCGAAGCGAGGCTTCTGGGTACCGACGTGAAGCTTGCCGCCGCCGGACGCTCGGGCGGTGTCACCACCGCCATCACATAGGCCGTCCGGGTTGGCACGTCCATTTGCGACAGCGCGCTGCGCACGAGCAGCAGCGTCAGCGTCATCAACATAGTCGGCGCGAAGGCAGCAGCGATCAGGCAGAGGCTGGACGGGATATGGGTGAACACCATCGTGTTCAGCAAACCGATCTTGCGAGCCAGTGGCACCGCAGCGAGCTGCGAGCCCGCGGTCAACAGACCCGCCCAGAAGAAAAACTGCCCGGCCGCGCCGAGGGAAAGCCCAAAGCGCTGCATCAGCCAAAGCGACAGCAACGAGTTCACGACCAGGCCGCCGGCAAATGCGTCCACACTGAAAAGCAGCGCGAGGCGCGTGACAATCCCGCGCGACGGACCTAGCGGCGCGCTGCGCGACCGGTCGTGCGCCTGAGGTTCGGGCAACCTGCGATAGAGGAACCACAGTGCGACACCGACTAGCGCATAAACGCCGAACATCGCACGCAGGGATGCGAGCAAAGACAGGCCCGCATGCGCGACGAGCCAGCCCGGGAGCGCTGCCGCCAAAGCGCCTACCGAGGCGGACACCGCGCCCACCAGGCTGTAACGGGCGAATATCGCTGTGCGGGCATCGCCGACGGCTGAACCAGCGAGACGCGCCAGTTCCAGTGGCAGGAACAGACTGACGTCCCCCGAACTGGGGTTGAGCGTCCCGACGAACGCGACAATGAGCAGCGGCCACAGCGCAGACAGTCCTGCAAAGCCCATACCGGTCGCGGCCATCAGGCATGCCGCCAGGGTGAGCATGCGACGCAGCGGATAGCGACCGGCGAACATTCCAACCAGGATCGTTGCCATCGCCGAGCCGATCAGCGTGGCGCTACTGACCAGTCCCACGTCCAGTTGGCCGAAACCGAGCGCGAGCAGATACGCGGGCAGCAGCACAGCGACAAATCCATCACAGAAGCCACGCAACCCGCGACCGATGAGCAGGGGCAAGGCAGTTGCGTCAGCTCCGGCGGGCAGCATCAGGCGTGACACTGCACCGCGATGCGCGACCGAGGCCGCGGTCCTATGTGCGCCCATCGCCCTGACACCACGCATAGAGCGCGTCGTAGACAACCATGCCGTACCGCAGCTGTTCATGATCGTCGTCGAAATGGCGCGACAGCCCCACGGAAATCGCATAGAGACCGCTCGCTTCGGGCGCGAGATCAAGCCGGCTGGTGTCCGCCCCGCGCACGATCTGCGCGAGTTTCAGCAGCGCCGGGTCGATCAGCTGGTACTTCTGCAGGAACGCATCGAAACTGCACAGCTCGCCGTGGTGACCCAGTTCGACGTTCGGCACGTCATAGGGAATGGCACCGGTTTCCTGGGCCACCCGCAGCACCTCGTCGCGCGGCACGTAAAGGAACTCGGCCTCCTTGTCGATGAACCTGACGATCAGCCACGGACAGGCGATCCGGTCAACCTTGGGACGTTCGCGCGTGACCCATTTCATGATGTTTCTCCATGCCGCAGTGATATGCGAGCGGCGCTCGCTCAATCGTCGTCTTCGCCTGCGTCGGTGGCGACCACCTTTCCGCCTTCGTCGATGATGAGCTCCTGCTTCTAATTACCAGAGCCCAGCGCGACGGCATAGCGAGTCGTGCCCTTCGCGGTCTGCTTTTCGATTTCGCCGACACTGCGGCCTTGTGCCTGCTGCGCGATCGTTGCCTTGACGGGCGCCGGTAGCTGCGACAGGCCGACCGCTTCCTGATAACGCCCTTCGAACGGCTTCTCTTTGCACCCGGCTAGCGCGAGGCCTGCGGCCAGAACGAGGTCGTCCAGAGCCAACGGATGAATGCGAACCGACATGACATGCTCCCGGTCGTATGGCGATGCACTGGCGACCTTGATCAGAGGCCCAGTGCGTCGAATCGCGTCGCCACCTGGGTCCAGTTGATGTTTTGCATGAAGGCATCCACATACGCTGCAGCCTTCGCACCGAAATCGATGTGGTATGAATGCTCGTACATGTCCAGCGCGAGAATCGGCGTTCCGTCAGCGAGCGTGTGCGCGTGGTCGGACGCCCACTGGTTCGTGAGGCGGCCGAGGCGTGGCGACCAGCTGCACAGCACCCGGCCGGAGCCACCGCCCAGCGCCTTGCCCATGGCGGCGATTTCGGCCGCCCCGTGCGGCTCACTGCGATCGTAGTAGGTGTCGACCGTACCGCCGAGCTTGCGGCACGTTCCCTTCGGCACGTTCTTGAAGTCGCCCTTGTCGTTGTCGACCTTCGATTCGCCGGCGCAGCCATCCACGCCGGTTTTGCTCCCGCAGTCGTTCTGACCGGCCTTCGCGATGCCGTAGCACCTCACGTTGTCCTCTGCATGCGCGACGCCCGATCCTGCGGCGCCGAGACTC from Paraburkholderia sp. IMGN_8 encodes the following:
- a CDS encoding HupE/UreJ family protein; this translates as MQAHKPSDSYLTLTVSDKTIVGRWDIALRDLDNPLILDADGDGVLTWGEVRVREADIKSYAFTRIKLTGDGRACAIHPGDLLIDHHSDGAYAVLEFDVACPTRPTRLGIDYRLFADVDTLHKGLIHVVSNGATTTAILGLSHPTEILDIRGKGVGRAFIDFVGEGMWHIWRGFDHALFLLSLMLPAACVLHGKKWFPADSPRAVSIDVLKLVTAFTAAHAITLSLATLHVVALPSRWVEVAIAVTILLSALNNIVPLVRMRRWLVAFSFGLIHGFGFASVLTDMALPTSLLAAALAGFNIGVELGQISLVLLLLPILYIYRSSRWFRLATLYGGSAAITVFATLWIYERTTGLTVLAL
- a CDS encoding HupE/UreJ family protein; translated protein: MRALHRVVRQAAAGLSALMLLASAEAHAVYQGAGDFYAGMLHPLTSPEHVLPMLVLGALAGQNGLKRCEFVLWAFPAAMAAGACTALSVPDLRGVLLLNVVSAVLLGSLLAAALTLPSWLILILSVGFGLTHGYANGSAIIGQIRPGVFIAGMAVASFILIAYTVAATSFLLRLRPTWIAIAVRVAGSWAAAIGLLVLSLTQRALLLS
- a CDS encoding HupE/UreJ family protein, producing MTFGMRRAIHAGLVFGYGCLFPVIAFAHIGQGDISGGLLAGFRHPISGLDHVVAMVAVGLWGAQLGRPAIWVLPVTFPIVMAFGAVLGGLGVPIPGIEVGIALSALALGAAVALALTPPLWIAGLLVALFAICHGHAHGAELPGSANAMTYAIGFVAATGTLHALGILIGTVNRWKAGGYALRAGGALISGCGVYFLTYAIRGA
- a CDS encoding c-type cytochrome yields the protein MKNVTRFISLVTLLAGSGCHDLERSRAIDNPAVAGKTIALQVCSNCHGANGVSVSPMFPKLAGQQRQYLIDQLTDFKSHSRADPNAKRFMWGFTHLTESQIEEIATYFSDQPAARGESGDRMLIDQGRTIFASGLPDRNVAACISCHGQHGEGAGPNPRLAGQHADYVVKQLLVYQRTEDRPRGATMKAICINMSEQEFRAVAAYVKALPSEIGMSTDMPTDRRAVHN
- a CDS encoding histidine phosphatase family protein, with amino-acid sequence MIRGAASHDGESFVEVLARVRTWLDALGDTGTVVAITHASIIRAAVFHVLNASPAAFSRIEVAPLPVVELRRSTRGWAWWPTQS
- a CDS encoding MFS transporter, yielding MGAHRTAASVAHRGAVSRLMLPAGADATALPLLIGRGLRGFCDGFVAVLLPAYLLALGFGQLDVGLVSSATLIGSAMATILVGMFAGRYPLRRMLTLAACLMAATGMGFAGLSALWPLLIVAFVGTLNPSSGDVSLFLPLELARLAGSAVGDARTAIFARYSLVGAVSASVGALAAALPGWLVAHAGLSLLASLRAMFGVYALVGVALWFLYRRLPEPQAHDRSRSAPLGPSRGIVTRLALLFSVDAFAGGLVVNSLLSLWLMQRFGLSLGAAGQFFFWAGLLTAGSQLAAVPLARKIGLLNTMVFTHIPSSLCLIAAAFAPTMLMTLTLLLVRSALSQMDVPTRTAYVMAVVTPPERPAAASFTSVPRSLASALGPTLAGALLAMGWVGAPLVACGLLKIAYDLTLLGAFRRVKLTD
- a CDS encoding chromate resistance protein ChrB domain-containing protein, whose translation is MKWVTRERPKVDRIACPWLIVRFIDKEAEFLYVPRDEVLRVAQETGAIPYDVPNVELGHHGELCSFDAFLQKYQLIDPALLKLAQIVRGADTSRLDLAPEASGLYAISVGLSRHFDDDHEQLRYGMVVYDALYAWCQGDGRT
- a CDS encoding DUF2282 domain-containing protein, with the translated sequence MKSTLARQALVAAALASLGAAGSGVAHAEDNVRCYGIAKAGQNDCGSKTGVDGCAGESKVDNDKGDFKNVPKGTCRKLGGTVDTYYDRSEPHGAAEIAAMGKALGGGSGRVLCSWSPRLGRLTNQWASDHAHTLADGTPILALDMYEHSYHIDFGAKAAAYVDAFMQNINWTQVATRFDALGL